ACACCCAGTAACAATTGATCTGCTTTGCCCGGGAACAATTCATATCTCAGGTCGAAGTTATTGGCGGTGGAGTGTTCCAGCCCTTCCGGATTTCCCCTTTCTTTAAACAGCTCGTAGTTATCGGGGCCATCAGGGATCAGCTCTGAGAACTGAGGCCGCGCAATCGCCTTGTAGTACGAAAAGCGCAATGCCTGCTTGGGACGAAGCTGATATTTCAATTGTACACTCGGAAGGAAATCGGTATAGGAGATGGTACCATCTTTGTAATCAGCAGTAGCCGGCAGCTGGGTATTGTACTTTTGATCCGTATGCTCCATTCTCAGCCCACCCAGCGCTTCGAGTTGCCTGGCGAGCTGCCATTTGCCCTGCAGGTAAGCGGCCCAGATCGTTTCTCTGAACGTATAGTTGTTACCGTTAAGCTGCGCAGTAGCGTCGGAGCCGATGAAAGTAAACTTCGCTGCATCCACAGTGGTAAACAACTGGTTGGATCCCGAAACACGGAGCGGATTGAGCGTATAGTAGTTGTAGAAATTATCGCGCAATTTATTTCTCATCATGGCGCCGCCTTTAAACTCAAAGAACCTGTTCAGCACCTTGGTTTCTTTGGTATAGTTGGCGTAGAAAGCGAAGTCTTTGTCGCTGTTCTGCATCCAGCTGCGGTTCATGGCATTCAGTATGTCTTCGCCCGACAGCTGCACTTTTTCACCGGTTCTGTCAACACTCAACCCGCCATGTGAAAAAGAAGTCTGGTCGGGGATGGAGTTTTTTGCAATGGAATATACGGCCGACCAGTCGAATGCGCTGGTACCGGTTAATTGATGCTGCCCTTGCAGGGTGGCGTTGTAGATAGACTGGTATTGCCAGGTGGTTCTGTACGAATAAGAAAGCGTTTGGTTAATGGCGTTAGTAGTATCGATGGATTCCCTTACCTGCTTGTCGTCGAGGCGAACGTAGGTAGAAAATAACGAAATCTTGTTTCTTTTATTGAAGCGGTAATCTATTTTACCGGTCAGCCCCAGGCGCTGGGTTTGAGTAGAATATCTTCTTTCTCTCAGGTATTCAAACGCCGGAATATCGTCCACATTGGGAGTGGTAGAAGTGGTAAATACAGAAGTAGCCGTTCCTCTGTACTGGTTCTGATAACTGCCGGAAAGGATCACGCCCAGGTTTTTGTTTTTACCAAAGCGGTTACCTATGCTGATACCAGCTGTGGTATTAAGTGGTGATGATTTAGGCGTATAGTTAAGATGACCCAGCGGAAATTCTGATTCCTTCGCTGCGTACGCGGGACCATTGATCTGGTTGGGCGACCTTTTATTCATGCTGCCGGTAGAGAAAGACTGGAATTTCTGATCGGCGAAGATATTGTTATATCCCCCCGAAACGTTTACCTGCAGCAGCTTCGAGGCAGGAGCATCTTTCATGACAAGGTTGATGGTACCGCCAATGGCATCTCCTTCCATAGCAGGAGTGAGGCTTTTGCTGACCTCCAGTCTTTCCAGCAATTCGGAAGGGAAGAGATCCAGCGGAATAAACCGGCTTTTATTATCCGGGCTGGGAATTTTGATACCGTTGATGAGCGTGTTGATATATCTTTTGTCCATCCCGCGGATAATAGGATAGCGTCCATCCCCGGAGCTGCCTTTTTCAATCGTCACGCCGCTTACCCGTTGCAGGGCGTTGGCGACGGTAATATCGGGCAGCAGTTGCAGGGTTTTGGACGACAGGATATTCACCAGCTGATCGGCCTTTTGTTCAAGGCGGCGGGCGCCTGTTTCTTCATTTTTGGCACTACCTACCACGGTGATCCCGGAGAGGTCGCTGTGCAGCGGACTGGCAATCAGGTCAATCACTGCGGCATCGGTAGCAGAAGCGATGTGTACCGGTCCGGCTTTGGCTACAGAATAACCGATATAGGTGGCTACAAGCTCATAATCTCCCGGTTTCAGGTTTTTGAAATGAAATGAGCCATCCAGTTTCACAATGGCTTTGCTGGAGATTCCCTTTAATACAACCGTGGCGCCAACCAGTGGCTCGCCTGTGACAGCGTCGGTTACCCGTCCTTTAATCGATTGCGAATAGGCATGGAACGAAAGGGATAAGAGCAGCGCTGAAAAAAATAATCTGGTAATTTTTTTTGCAGAAGGCATACAGTAATTTTAGCTCCTGCAAAAATGTACAGTTATACCCGGAAGCCATAGTGAGAGAGCGGGATTTCACTATAACATAATTAATTCTTCATACTTCATTAACGTTTTCTCCAGAATCTTTTCAGAATTGAATTTATCCGTGGTTTTTGGGGAGATAGTATTTTCATTATTTATTTTAAGCAGCAGGCTCCTGCCCGCTGCTTAAGATATATTTGACCGTTAAGGATTCATAATCTTTATCAATTGTTTACTTACAATGTAAGTAGGAACATAAAGTGTATTGTCGGTAGATGAGGTAAGCGGTGCATCCCTGTCGATAGCGTAACTGAAAACACCGCCTTTTTTAGCTCCTGCAGGTTCCCACCGGGCATAGTCGTAGGCACGCCCTGTACCGTTTACAGGATAAGTAACATCGTACCATACGTTGCCGGGATAGCCGTTTTCCTCATAGAAGGAAAATCCCGGAACAAACTGCGATGATTTGATATAAGGAGAAAATGTATTCCAGGTTGATTGAAGCGTGGAAGCGCCCCGGCCATAGGCCTGCAGCCATACATAGTCGACCATGGTATATACTTTCCGGAAAAGACTGTTGCTGCCGCTTTGGTTGGTATCGAAGGTCAGCAGCCTGCCGGTGCCGGATTTGGGGCCGAGGAACTTAGATAACGCAGTGTACACCCCGGTCTTAGACGTTAAATCGGTACCGCTGGGATTACTTTCAATGTCGATATCGTAGCCGTCAAATCCATACCGGTTCACGATACTGTCCATAATCCTCTGGGCGGTTTGCGTGTATCCGGCCGTGTTGTTGGAGGCGCCTGGCGCAAGATCGAGGCTGCCGGTAACGATTACTTTGGTACCCTTGGCATGAAGGGCGTTGATCCAGCCCGGAACGCTGTCGGCAACAGGGGAGCTGGAGCTGAAGCAGAAAACGATCAGCACATCCAGGCTGTCCGGCACTTTCGAGAAGTTGGAACCATTCAGGCCCGGGCCGT
The genomic region above belongs to Chitinophaga sp. 180180018-3 and contains:
- a CDS encoding TonB-dependent receptor; this encodes MPSAKKITRLFFSALLLSLSFHAYSQSIKGRVTDAVTGEPLVGATVVLKGISSKAIVKLDGSFHFKNLKPGDYELVATYIGYSVAKAGPVHIASATDAAVIDLIASPLHSDLSGITVVGSAKNEETGARRLEQKADQLVNILSSKTLQLLPDITVANALQRVSGVTIEKGSSGDGRYPIIRGMDKRYINTLINGIKIPSPDNKSRFIPLDLFPSELLERLEVSKSLTPAMEGDAIGGTINLVMKDAPASKLLQVNVSGGYNNIFADQKFQSFSTGSMNKRSPNQINGPAYAAKESEFPLGHLNYTPKSSPLNTTAGISIGNRFGKNKNLGVILSGSYQNQYRGTATSVFTTSTTPNVDDIPAFEYLRERRYSTQTQRLGLTGKIDYRFNKRNKISLFSTYVRLDDKQVRESIDTTNAINQTLSYSYRTTWQYQSIYNATLQGQHQLTGTSAFDWSAVYSIAKNSIPDQTSFSHGGLSVDRTGEKVQLSGEDILNAMNRSWMQNSDKDFAFYANYTKETKVLNRFFEFKGGAMMRNKLRDNFYNYYTLNPLRVSGSNQLFTTVDAAKFTFIGSDATAQLNGNNYTFRETIWAAYLQGKWQLARQLEALGGLRMEHTDQKYNTQLPATADYKDGTISYTDFLPSVQLKYQLRPKQALRFSYYKAIARPQFSELIPDGPDNYELFKERGNPEGLEHSTANNFDLRYELFPGKADQLLLGVFYKRIDNPIELSVRKFGYNSQVFKPVNIGTAATNYGFEAVFIKYIGAFGVSANYTYTHSSITNDSMLYKYRDPQLGITDKYISETRPMQGQANHIGNLSLLYKDTRNGLDLQIAAVYTGERLAVLNTYSGLHYWLQPTTQLDLSFEQRIYKGFTCYGKINNLTNAPTVTAMHQSYNTYLQKTNVPLSQQSDPNKKIIVEKDYFRTSFLFGFRYKL